From Lujinxingia litoralis, the proteins below share one genomic window:
- the proB gene encoding glutamate 5-kinase — MSKRSRIASAGHVVVKIGSAIFMREGGRVDRRTFAALVDDLDRLMTGGVRVTVVTSGAVALGRQALGVTPGSCEVAELQAFAALGQSRLMQMWEAEFGHYDRRVAQVLLGRQDLADRDRYLNARRALETLHAFGAVPVINENDTVATEELTFGDNDQLAAMCAALLGADLLVLLSDVEGLLEVHQGEGGERRFGKRVEEISLDDPRVDQWAGPPVSGVGRGGMVSKILAARIAARSDTPTVIAPGKAPGVLAALWRAEAVGTFFDPGQGGQVRAKKRWIDHGARAAGKLFCDEGAASAVRERGASLLPIGVTGVEGSFEAGSVVELVDPRQQVFARGLVVYDADEIRSIAGLRSEAIEEVLGFTVFDAIVHRDNLVLT, encoded by the coding sequence ATGTCGAAGCGATCGCGGATCGCCAGCGCCGGCCATGTCGTCGTGAAGATCGGAAGCGCTATTTTTATGCGGGAGGGAGGACGCGTCGATCGGCGCACCTTTGCCGCGCTGGTCGATGATCTCGACCGTTTGATGACCGGCGGTGTCCGAGTGACGGTGGTCACCTCGGGGGCGGTAGCGCTGGGGCGCCAGGCGCTCGGGGTGACTCCCGGTTCTTGCGAGGTCGCGGAATTACAGGCGTTTGCGGCCCTGGGACAGTCGCGTCTGATGCAGATGTGGGAGGCGGAGTTTGGTCACTATGACCGCCGCGTGGCGCAGGTGCTGCTCGGGCGTCAGGACCTGGCCGATCGCGACCGCTATCTCAATGCTCGCCGCGCCCTGGAGACGCTGCATGCTTTTGGGGCGGTGCCGGTGATCAATGAGAATGACACCGTGGCCACCGAAGAGCTGACGTTTGGCGACAACGATCAGCTCGCGGCCATGTGTGCGGCGCTACTGGGAGCCGACCTGCTGGTCCTGCTCTCCGATGTGGAGGGGCTGCTGGAGGTCCATCAGGGAGAGGGCGGCGAACGACGCTTTGGGAAGCGGGTCGAGGAGATTTCGCTCGATGATCCGCGGGTGGATCAGTGGGCGGGGCCGCCGGTCTCCGGGGTGGGACGAGGGGGCATGGTCTCGAAGATTCTGGCGGCTCGAATCGCGGCGCGTTCCGATACTCCTACGGTAATTGCACCGGGCAAGGCTCCCGGTGTGCTCGCCGCGCTCTGGCGAGCGGAGGCGGTGGGCACGTTCTTTGACCCGGGACAGGGGGGGCAGGTGCGAGCGAAAAAGCGTTGGATCGATCACGGCGCGCGGGCTGCCGGGAAACTTTTCTGCGATGAGGGCGCCGCCAGCGCGGTGCGCGAGCGCGGCGCGAGCCTGCTGCCGATCGGTGTGACCGGCGTGGAGGGGAGTTTTGAGGCCGGTAGCGTCGTGGAACTTGTCGATCCGCGCCAGCAGGTCTTTGCGCGCGGCCTGGTGGTGTACGACGCCGACGAGATCCGCTCCATCGCCGGGTTGCGTTCCGAGGCGATCGAGGAGGTGCTGGGATTTACCGTCTTTGATGCGATCGTGCACCGCGACAACCTGGTGCTCACCTGA